A region of Thermobifida halotolerans DNA encodes the following proteins:
- a CDS encoding phenylacetate--CoA ligase family protein, with the protein MASHERTGSDRAEYWNPTTETMPRQDLAEWQWRKLRRALEHARRNSKFWSERLPEDVESLQDYFDRVPLLHKSDLVAAQQVAPPYGTLPSTDPALGMCFYQTSGTSGNPPIRIFDTARDRAWTVDMWCTALYGAGVRPHHRGMVAFGYGLFMGFWGMHYAMERLGCTVVPAGSMDSRARIRLIVDQGIEVLGCTPTYAMRLIETAREMGVDLAEEANVKIVVTGAEPRPETTTRAISTAFGARVYNFAGMTELGTVFMFECPEKADGCHIIETGVIEEVLHPETRQPVEYGEQGVRVMTGLGREGIQTFRYWTDDLVVKRPWQECGCGRTWDWYDGGILGRRDDMRKVRGISLTPMMVEDVVRGFGEVSEFQTAIRTVRGLDTVVIRVEPRADAAADAADLCARISAAMKYETGIRPEVEAVAPGDLPRFEVKAARFHDERTS; encoded by the coding sequence GTGGCGTCACACGAGCGAACCGGGTCGGACCGGGCCGAGTACTGGAACCCGACGACCGAGACCATGCCGAGGCAGGACCTGGCCGAGTGGCAGTGGCGCAAGCTGAGGCGGGCGCTGGAGCACGCCAGGAGGAACTCGAAGTTCTGGAGCGAGCGGCTCCCCGAGGACGTCGAATCGCTCCAGGACTACTTCGACCGGGTCCCCCTGCTCCACAAGTCGGACCTGGTCGCCGCCCAACAGGTGGCGCCTCCCTACGGCACGCTCCCCTCCACCGACCCCGCCCTGGGGATGTGCTTCTACCAGACCAGCGGCACCAGCGGGAACCCCCCGATACGGATCTTCGACACCGCGCGCGACCGGGCGTGGACCGTGGACATGTGGTGCACCGCCCTGTACGGGGCGGGGGTGCGCCCGCACCACCGGGGAATGGTCGCCTTCGGCTACGGCCTGTTCATGGGCTTCTGGGGGATGCACTACGCCATGGAGCGACTCGGGTGCACGGTCGTCCCCGCGGGCTCGATGGACTCCAGGGCCCGGATCCGACTCATCGTCGACCAGGGGATCGAGGTCCTGGGGTGCACGCCGACCTACGCGATGAGGCTCATCGAGACGGCGCGCGAGATGGGCGTCGACCTCGCCGAGGAGGCGAACGTCAAGATCGTGGTGACCGGGGCGGAACCCAGGCCCGAGACGACCACGCGCGCGATCTCGACCGCGTTCGGCGCGCGCGTGTACAACTTCGCGGGCATGACGGAACTCGGCACCGTCTTCATGTTCGAGTGCCCGGAGAAGGCCGACGGGTGCCACATCATCGAGACGGGGGTCATCGAGGAGGTGCTCCACCCGGAGACGAGGCAGCCGGTGGAGTACGGCGAGCAGGGCGTCCGGGTGATGACCGGCCTCGGCCGCGAGGGGATCCAGACGTTCCGCTACTGGACCGACGACCTCGTGGTGAAGCGGCCGTGGCAGGAATGCGGCTGCGGCCGGACGTGGGACTGGTACGACGGCGGCATCCTCGGCCGCCGCGACGACATGCGCAAGGTCCGGGGGATCTCGCTCACCCCCATGATGGTCGAGGACGTCGTGCGCGGCTTCGGCGAGGTGAGCGAGTTCCAGACGGCCATCCGCACGGTCCGGGGACTCGACACGGTGGTCATCCGGGTGGAGCCCAGGGCGGACGCCGCGGCGGACGCCGCCGACCTGTGCGCCCGAATCAGCGCGGCGATGAAGTACGAGACGGGCATACGTCCCGAGGTGGAGGCGGTCGCTCCGGGCGATCTGCCCAGGTTCGAGGTGAAGGCGGCGAGGTTCCATGACGAACGGACGAGCTGA
- a CDS encoding FAD-dependent monooxygenase — MRVDIIGGGPAGLLLAGLLRRDGTADDVRVFERHGRDADRGWGLVFPEGALRALEQVDGAACAAVKAAGVAWSLVDIRRRSSRMLVNGNGFHGVPRAALLAILGEAAEKRGARLHFGHRVNGLEEHGEADLVVGADGVNSVVRRELEEFFEPRTRRSSSKYAWYGVDRVFPYFTYIFRETRWGLFQAYCYPSGQPWSSMIVHVSEETWHRAGLSGMDEEASAHLCEQVFAEDLRGGTVLSGGAPWSSFPYLRCARWHHRNVVLVGDAAHTAHWSIGSGTRLAIEDAVALAGALAERPGDVRGALERFAGARRGRVERFQAASRLSERYFQNLERYRDFAPMQFAYQLMVRSWRITHEEVAERDPGFVAEFDRWFHARATGRTADAAPPPALTPKRIGALTTRNRLVTEEGGDGGLAVTGPVPETGAHGSGEAGPPALPRPRREDVPTLVRLPRSVGPEECRMWAREAHGQGYASVVLDLSGESLRRLRKRPPERLLAALREETPHGHLIAAAVGVDRAGEVETAAEDAVALARTLRDWGVDVLFLEPGQGSADVSETAVRVAQICDAVRNETGMTVVADGAARTLNEANTVVAAGWADLCVLRPQSATDVEEA, encoded by the coding sequence ATGCGGGTCGACATAATCGGCGGCGGACCGGCCGGGCTGCTCCTCGCCGGGCTGCTCCGCAGGGACGGCACGGCCGACGACGTCCGGGTGTTCGAACGCCACGGGCGGGACGCGGACCGGGGATGGGGGCTGGTCTTCCCCGAGGGCGCGCTGAGGGCCCTGGAACAGGTGGACGGCGCGGCCTGCGCCGCGGTCAAGGCGGCGGGCGTGGCCTGGAGCCTGGTGGACATCAGGCGCCGCTCGTCCCGGATGCTGGTCAACGGGAACGGCTTCCACGGAGTGCCCAGGGCGGCCCTGCTCGCCATCCTGGGCGAGGCCGCGGAGAAGCGGGGAGCCCGGCTCCACTTCGGCCACCGGGTCAACGGACTGGAGGAACACGGGGAGGCCGACCTCGTGGTGGGAGCCGACGGCGTCAACTCCGTCGTCCGCCGGGAACTGGAGGAGTTCTTCGAACCCAGGACGCGGCGGTCGAGCTCCAAGTACGCCTGGTACGGGGTCGACCGGGTCTTCCCCTACTTCACCTACATCTTCCGGGAGACGCGGTGGGGGCTGTTCCAGGCCTACTGCTACCCCTCCGGGCAGCCGTGGAGCTCGATGATCGTCCACGTCTCGGAGGAGACCTGGCACAGGGCCGGGCTCTCCGGGATGGACGAGGAGGCCTCGGCCCACCTCTGCGAGCAGGTCTTCGCCGAGGACCTGCGGGGCGGGACGGTGCTGTCCGGCGGGGCGCCCTGGAGCAGTTTCCCCTACCTGCGGTGCGCCAGATGGCACCACCGCAACGTGGTCCTGGTGGGGGACGCCGCCCACACCGCGCACTGGTCGATCGGGTCGGGGACCAGACTGGCGATCGAGGACGCCGTCGCGCTGGCCGGGGCGCTGGCCGAGCGGCCGGGCGACGTCCGGGGAGCCCTGGAGCGCTTCGCCGGGGCCCGCCGCGGCAGGGTCGAGAGATTCCAGGCGGCCTCCCGCCTCTCCGAGCGCTACTTCCAGAACCTGGAACGGTACCGCGACTTCGCGCCGATGCAGTTCGCCTACCAGTTGATGGTGCGCTCCTGGCGGATCACCCACGAGGAGGTCGCCGAGCGGGATCCGGGGTTCGTCGCCGAGTTCGACAGGTGGTTCCACGCCCGCGCCACGGGGCGGACCGCGGACGCCGCCCCGCCCCCGGCGCTCACCCCGAAACGGATCGGGGCCCTGACGACGCGCAACCGCCTGGTGACCGAGGAGGGGGGAGACGGCGGTCTCGCGGTGACCGGGCCGGTCCCGGAGACGGGCGCGCACGGGAGCGGGGAGGCCGGGCCCCCGGCGCTTCCCCGGCCCAGGCGCGAGGACGTGCCGACCCTCGTCCGCCTGCCGCGCTCGGTAGGCCCCGAGGAGTGCCGGATGTGGGCGCGCGAGGCCCACGGCCAGGGCTACGCCTCGGTGGTCCTCGACCTGTCGGGGGAGTCGCTCCGGCGACTGCGGAAGCGGCCCCCGGAGCGGCTCCTCGCCGCACTCCGGGAGGAGACACCGCACGGACACCTGATCGCGGCTGCAGTCGGCGTCGACCGGGCGGGCGAAGTGGAGACCGCGGCCGAGGACGCCGTCGCGCTCGCCAGGACCCTCCGGGACTGGGGCGTCGACGTCCTGTTCCTGGAACCCGGGCAGGGGAGCGCGGACGTGTCCGAGACGGCCGTGCGCGTCGCCCAGATCTGCGACGCGGTCCGCAACGAGACGGGGATGACCGTCGTCGCCGACGGCGCGGCCAGGACTCTCAACGAAGCGAACACCGTTGTGGCGGCGGGCTGGGCCGACCTGTGCGTCCTCCGCCCCCAGTCCGCCACGGACGTAGAGGAGGCGTAG
- a CDS encoding tryptophan synthase subunit alpha, with protein sequence MGAVDRIGDRLRRADARRERMLVVYLTLGDPLPGSPVEAAVAAVEAGADMVELGLPTPSTRPRGALVRESFERAAGLGEERVWGLLGEIREALPRTPILPLVYPRTVDDLGWDRLVRCSREAGVDGLVLAGPRGPEEVERVAAADLSAVPLIGPSAADAGRLEAAAGHMTYRGLAARTGERLDLAEARRAVAALAATAGKPFLAGFGIRDEHEIRALAPHAAGLVVGSRLLELLGAAEPRDRLDTLRANVRRWKDATRLRERKREDGCGST encoded by the coding sequence GTGGGGGCGGTAGACCGGATCGGCGACCGCCTGCGGCGGGCCGACGCGCGACGGGAACGGATGCTGGTCGTGTACCTGACCCTGGGCGACCCGCTGCCGGGCTCGCCCGTGGAGGCGGCCGTGGCCGCCGTGGAGGCGGGGGCGGACATGGTGGAACTGGGCCTTCCCACGCCGAGCACGCGGCCCCGCGGGGCGCTGGTCAGGGAGTCCTTCGAACGGGCCGCCGGGCTCGGCGAGGAACGGGTGTGGGGGCTTCTCGGCGAGATCCGCGAGGCGCTGCCGCGGACCCCGATCCTTCCGCTGGTCTACCCCCGGACGGTGGACGACCTGGGCTGGGACCGGCTTGTGCGGTGCTCCCGCGAGGCCGGAGTCGACGGGCTGGTGCTCGCCGGCCCCCGGGGGCCGGAGGAGGTGGAGAGGGTCGCGGCCGCGGACCTGAGCGCGGTCCCCCTCATCGGCCCCTCCGCCGCCGACGCCGGACGGCTGGAGGCGGCCGCCGGCCACATGACGTACCGCGGCCTCGCGGCCCGTACCGGAGAGCGGCTGGACCTGGCGGAGGCGCGACGCGCCGTGGCGGCACTGGCCGCCACCGCGGGGAAACCGTTCCTGGCCGGTTTCGGAATCCGCGACGAGCACGAGATCCGCGCGCTGGCGCCCCACGCGGCGGGACTGGTCGTCGGCAGCCGGCTCCTCGAACTCCTCGGAGCCGCGGAGCCGAGGGACCGCCTGGACACACTGCGCGCGAACGTCCGGCGCTGGAAGGACGCCACCCGGCTTCGCGAGCGGAAGAGGGAGGACGGATGCGGGTCGACATAA
- a CDS encoding indole-3-glycerol-phosphate synthase encodes MADGDADLAEEKCTARLREADGDKKGSGEKDGEAANRKKQSPFEAGPVNSQCPPGNRWNRIPEDVPGSGRMRGSVVRTVVTDAAGAPEDISCAAAPNSGTASPPVNSPWNSGVRRAGTPRGNQPTGKGKTPGGKGWSGRVPGRGTRLERDFLHREEKFLWLGRKYGASGGDVGVRSLYEVLAAARAGGNIAVMVDVKFRSPRDGELIPESRLESYVRALVDGGVDALSTPTDPVYFDGSVEKARRIRRAAGVPLMRKEFFRTIEQIDESHEAGFDAVQLSLSTVPDIGLFRRMKARAERLGMEVVVGVHSAAQLETAVDLGAVAVGINNRDITVLEMDDGTVSLSESLMAGLPDGMYAISESSFRTGADVARAAEAGADAVLVGTAVAKSDDPAATVRTLRNGAEAWGR; translated from the coding sequence ATGGCGGACGGGGACGCGGACCTCGCCGAAGAGAAATGCACCGCCAGATTACGAGAGGCGGACGGCGATAAGAAGGGATCCGGGGAAAAGGACGGGGAAGCAGCAAATCGGAAGAAGCAGAGCCCGTTCGAGGCCGGACCGGTGAACTCCCAGTGTCCGCCAGGAAACCGCTGGAACCGCATTCCAGAAGATGTCCCGGGGAGCGGGAGGATGCGAGGATCCGTGGTGAGAACAGTCGTGACGGATGCGGCCGGAGCGCCGGAGGATATTTCCTGCGCTGCGGCCCCGAACAGTGGAACGGCGTCGCCTCCCGTGAATTCCCCGTGGAATTCGGGAGTCCGTCGAGCCGGGACGCCGAGGGGCAACCAACCCACCGGGAAAGGGAAAACTCCAGGTGGGAAAGGGTGGTCCGGTCGCGTTCCAGGCCGTGGGACACGGCTGGAACGCGATTTCCTCCACAGAGAGGAAAAATTTTTGTGGCTTGGTCGGAAATACGGTGCCTCTGGGGGTGACGTGGGCGTCCGCAGTCTTTACGAAGTGCTCGCCGCCGCGCGTGCCGGTGGGAATATCGCAGTGATGGTCGATGTCAAGTTCCGGTCTCCCCGCGACGGTGAGCTCATACCGGAAAGCCGTTTGGAATCCTATGTCCGCGCACTTGTCGACGGCGGCGTCGACGCCTTGTCCACCCCGACCGACCCGGTGTACTTCGACGGAAGCGTCGAGAAGGCGCGCAGAATTCGGCGGGCCGCCGGAGTCCCGCTGATGCGCAAGGAGTTCTTCCGGACGATCGAGCAGATCGACGAGTCGCACGAGGCCGGATTCGACGCGGTGCAGCTCTCCCTGAGCACCGTCCCCGACATCGGGCTTTTCCGCCGGATGAAGGCCAGGGCCGAGAGGCTCGGCATGGAGGTGGTCGTCGGAGTCCACAGCGCCGCCCAGTTGGAGACCGCGGTCGACCTGGGCGCGGTCGCGGTGGGCATCAACAACCGGGACATCACGGTCCTGGAGATGGACGACGGCACGGTGAGTCTCAGCGAGTCCCTGATGGCCGGGCTCCCCGACGGGATGTACGCCATCTCGGAGAGCTCCTTCAGGACCGGGGCGGACGTGGCCAGGGCCGCGGAGGCCGGAGCCGACGCGGTGCTCGTGGGCACCGCCGTGGCGAAGAGCGACGATCCGGCCGCCACGGTGCGGACACTGCGGAACGGGGCGGAGGCGTGGGGGCGGTAG
- a CDS encoding tryptophan 2,3-dioxygenase: MVVKQPAVSVYSSYLALDELLSVQRPNTDEHDEMLFVVVHQTHELWFKQLLHEFAGLQRSLAAGDAARALRLLHRSVAILRVAIFQIGVLETMGPSQFSGFRDHLGGSGFQSAQFRELEAVLGARNRQAFQRYPEDSEERRRIEAAMTRPPLFDSLLGYLAAQGYPVPEERLRRDVSLPAEPSARVQDALVLVYRDDGVPAQICERLLELDQSVQEWRYRHVNMVQRIIGDKTGTGGSTGAAYLRTTLFTPAFPDLWAVRNAL; the protein is encoded by the coding sequence GTGGTCGTCAAACAACCAGCGGTGTCGGTGTACTCCTCGTATCTGGCCTTGGACGAACTCCTCTCGGTACAGCGGCCGAACACGGACGAGCACGACGAGATGCTCTTCGTCGTCGTCCACCAGACGCACGAACTGTGGTTCAAGCAACTGCTCCACGAGTTCGCCGGACTGCAGCGGAGTCTCGCGGCGGGCGACGCGGCACGGGCGCTGCGTCTCCTGCACCGGTCGGTGGCCATCCTCAGGGTGGCCATCTTCCAGATCGGCGTCCTGGAGACCATGGGTCCTTCGCAGTTCTCCGGGTTCCGGGACCACCTGGGGGGCAGCGGCTTCCAGTCGGCCCAGTTCCGCGAACTCGAGGCCGTCCTGGGCGCACGCAACCGCCAGGCGTTCCAGCGCTATCCCGAGGACAGCGAGGAGCGGAGGCGGATCGAGGCGGCGATGACCCGGCCGCCCCTCTTCGACTCCCTCCTCGGCTATCTGGCCGCCCAGGGCTACCCGGTACCGGAGGAGCGGCTGCGCCGGGACGTGTCGCTTCCGGCGGAGCCCTCGGCGCGGGTCCAGGACGCGCTGGTGCTGGTCTACCGCGACGACGGTGTTCCGGCGCAGATCTGCGAACGGCTGCTCGAGCTCGACCAGAGCGTCCAGGAATGGCGCTACCGCCACGTGAACATGGTGCAGCGGATCATCGGGGACAAGACCGGAACCGGCGGCTCCACCGGCGCCGCCTACCTGCGCACGACCCTGTTCACCCCGGCCTTTCCCGACCTGTGGGCTGTGCGGAACGCGCTATGA
- a CDS encoding kynureninase, translating into MSDQSARLAPHYSRFRVAQRLLLSGHSHQAWPDVALEGQVEAFEDAASAVDDKWARAFAKADRVRDGFRLFLGDRGAELALGASTHELVLRFLSVLDLRSRPRLVTSDGEFHSLRRQLSRISEEGVEVVRVPSAPVDSLASRLADALDDRTAAVLVSTVMYQTARIVPGLDTLAEACRRRGVELLLDAYHALGAVPFSTAGIESAWVVGGGYKYLQLGEGNCFLRLPEHADSLRPVVTGWFAEFSGAAGSGAGGPVGYAAGAARYAGATYDPTSHYRAARVFDFFAEHGLTPGFLREVSLRQVGLLAERFDAIGAPDHVITRDRTGSPEDFGGFLSLRSPHAARLCERLASRGVRVDHRGERLRLGPAPYLSNSQLVSAMDLLAAELSALDGPT; encoded by the coding sequence ATGAGTGACCAGTCAGCGCGCCTTGCCCCGCACTACTCGAGGTTCCGGGTGGCGCAGCGCCTGCTGCTGTCGGGGCACTCCCACCAGGCCTGGCCCGACGTGGCGCTGGAGGGCCAGGTCGAGGCCTTCGAGGACGCGGCGTCGGCGGTGGACGACAAGTGGGCCAGGGCCTTCGCGAAGGCCGACCGGGTGCGTGACGGGTTCCGGCTCTTCCTCGGCGACCGCGGGGCCGAACTCGCGCTGGGGGCGAGCACGCACGAACTCGTCCTGCGCTTCCTGTCGGTCCTGGACCTGCGCTCCAGACCCCGGCTGGTCACCTCCGACGGGGAGTTCCACAGTCTGCGGCGCCAGCTCTCCCGGATCTCCGAGGAGGGGGTCGAGGTCGTCCGGGTCCCCTCCGCTCCCGTCGACTCCCTCGCCTCCCGGCTGGCCGACGCCCTCGACGACCGGACCGCCGCGGTGCTGGTCTCCACGGTGATGTACCAGACCGCGCGCATCGTCCCCGGGCTGGACACACTCGCCGAGGCGTGCCGGCGGCGCGGCGTGGAACTGCTCCTCGACGCCTACCACGCCCTGGGAGCCGTTCCGTTCTCGACCGCCGGGATCGAGTCGGCGTGGGTCGTGGGAGGTGGCTACAAGTACCTCCAACTCGGGGAGGGCAACTGCTTCCTGCGGCTCCCCGAGCACGCCGACAGCCTGCGGCCGGTGGTCACCGGCTGGTTCGCGGAGTTCTCCGGAGCCGCCGGGAGCGGCGCCGGCGGCCCCGTCGGGTACGCGGCCGGCGCGGCCCGCTACGCGGGGGCCACCTACGACCCGACCAGCCACTACCGCGCCGCGCGGGTGTTCGACTTCTTCGCCGAGCACGGCCTGACGCCCGGCTTCCTGCGCGAGGTCTCCCTGCGCCAGGTGGGCCTGCTGGCCGAGCGCTTCGACGCGATCGGCGCCCCCGACCACGTGATCACCCGAGACCGCACCGGCTCGCCGGAGGACTTCGGCGGTTTCCTCTCCCTGCGGTCGCCCCACGCCGCGCGCCTGTGTGAGCGCCTCGCCTCGCGGGGCGTCCGGGTCGACCACCGCGGGGAGCGTCTGCGTCTCGGTCCCGCCCCCTACCTCTCAAACTCCCAACTCGTCTCCGCGATGGACCTGCTGGCTGCGGAGCTTTCCGCGTTGGACGGCCCCACCTGA